The following nucleotide sequence is from Spirochaetota bacterium.
ACTTTATATCGTATATCGAGTGACTTGACCTACGATAGTTTTCCATCCCGCAAGCATACTAAAGTCTTCGACTGAAGTCGAGGGTTTTACTCCCCGTATGGGACAATAACCGGTATTCTTTACAGGGGGAACCGCACACCGCTCTCCCCCGCCACTATACAGAATTAATGTAAAACTGAGAGCATAACTCTGAAATTTCCAACGGTTTTTTGTCAAGAATTTTCTTGCTCTACGGGTATCTCCTGCCCTTCCACTTTTTCGGGTGCGATCCCCTCAAGGTCGCCTTCCTCATGCTGGTACACGTCGACCTTCCGGTACTCCCGGACCCCGGTGCCTGCGGGGATGAGGTGGCCGATAATGACGTTTTCCTTGAGACCGCGCAGCTGGTCAACCTTGCCCTTTATGGCGGCATCGGTGAGCACGCGCGTGGTTTCCTGGAAGGAAGCCGCGGAGATGAAGGACTCCGTATTGAGCGCCGCTTTCGTAATACCCATGAGCACCGGTATCGCGGTCGCGGGCTTCCCGCCCTCCTGCCCGACCCGGTCGTTTTCGTCGATGAAATCGAACTTGTCGACAATCTGTTCCACCACGAAGGTGGTGTCGCCCGGATCCGTGATCTTGACCTTCCTGAGCATCTGGCGGACGATCACCTCGATGTGCTTATCGTTGATTGCCACGCCCTGCAGCCGATACACTCCCTGGATTTCGTTCACCAGGAACTTCTGGAGCTCCCGGGGACCCTTGATCCGGAGGATATCGTGCGGGTCTATCGGACCATCGTCGATCTTTTCGCCCTTGTTGATGAAGTCGCGGTCCTGGACCCGCAGGAACTTTGACGCCGGGATTGAGTATTCCTTCTGGGTAGTGTCCTCGGCGGAAATGATGATCTTGCGCTTGTTCTTCGAGGTGTCGCCGATAGTTACCGTACCGTCGAGTTCGGAGAGCGTCGCCGAGTCTTTAGGCGTGCGCGCTTCGAAGAGCTCCGCAACCCTGGGCAGACCGCCGGTGATGTCCTTTGTTTTCTCCACCTCGCGCGGGATCTTTGAAAGGATCGCCCCCGCCTTGACGGTATCGCCCTCTACGACCATGAGGTGCGCCCCCTTGGGAAGCAGGTACGTCGTCGGCTCACCCGATGAGGGGTAAATATCGATCCGGGGCTGCAGCTTTTCCGTCTTGTACTCTACGATGACCCTTTTCACGTTACCCGTCAGGTGGTCCATCTCCTCGCGGAGACTCTTGTTAAGCTCGATATCGACGAACTGGACCTTGCCGGCGCTTTCTGTGACGATCGGCTCGAGCCAGGGGTCGAACGATGCGAGCATCTCGTTCCGTTCGTAGAACTTCCCTTCCTTGGCATAGATTTCGGTGCCCACATTGATGGGAATCGAGTGCGGATCGCCAAGAACGTATATTTTCTTCTTGTCGTATTTCAGTATGCCCGAGGTCTTTGCGGTGTATTCTTCGCCCCCGCTTCCGCGCGCGACGGCGGTTCCCGCGTAAATCTTGGAACCTTCCTGGAGCAGATTCTCGGTTTCTCCCTTAAGGTTCAGCTCGCCCACGACCCTCTGCACGACCATGTAGCCGCGCCGGACGGAGATCGTTTTCTTGTCTTCGGTCCGGATGGTGCGGAAAGTCAGATCTTTCACGAATACCGAATAGTTGAGCCTGATATCGCTCTCCTCTACCGAACGTGAGGCGATCCCGCCTATATGGAATGTACGCATGGTCAACTGCGTGCCCGGCTGACCGATCGACTGTGCGGCGATGATGCCGACCGCTTCTCCAAGGTCCACGGGGCGGGCAGTCGCAAGATTGCGCCCGTAGCACTTGGAGCACACGCCATAGCGAGCCTCGCAGGTGAGTACCGAACGAATTTCTATCGTATCAATATTGAGATCATCGACCACCTTCGCGATTTCCTCGGTGACGATTTCGTCTGCCTTGCAGATGATTTCCCCGGTCACGGGATTGATGAGATCGTAGAGGAGGGTGCGCCCAAGGGCGCGCGCGCCCAGGGACTCTATTATTTCATCGGCCTCTTTGATGGCCGTGACGTCGATGCCGATCGTCGTACCGCAATCCTCTCCCGTGATCACCACATCCTGTGCGATGTCGACGAGACGCCTGGTAAGATAGCCCGCATCGGCGGTTTTAAGGGCCGTGTCTGCAAGGCCCTTGCGCGCCCCGTTTGTCGAGATGAAATATTCGAGTACAGTCAGTCCCTCGCGGAAATTTGCGCGAATGGGAACGTCGATAATCTCGCCGCTGGGTTTGGCCATGAGACCGCGCATACCGGCAAGCTGGCGTATCTGCTGCTTCGATCCGCGCGCCCCGGACTGCGCCATGATATAAATCGGGTTGAATCCGTTGCGGTCCTTCGCGAGCTCCTCGAACATCTTTTCGGCGATGATTTCGTTGGTACTGGTCCACACGTTGATAACGCGATTGTAGCGTTCCTCGTTCGTGATGAATCCCATGCGGAACTCGTTCTCGATTTCCTCGACCTTCTTGTCGGCGTCGAGTATAATGCCCTTTTTCTCGTTGGGCACGATGATGTCCGAGATACTGATCGTCGGGGCGAAATAGGTTGCGTAATGGTACCCCATTTCCTTGACGTCATCCAGCACCTTCACCGTGTGCGTGGGACCGAATTTCCTGAATATATCGGAGATGATCCCCGACAGGCCCTTGTCGTTAATGGTCCGATTCACAAACGGGTATCCCTCGGGCATGACCTTCTGGAATGCGAGTCGTCCCGCGGTGGTATCCACCCATTCATTGTTCATCAGGAACTTGATTTGCGTCCGAACCTTTATCTGTCCGAAATCAACCGCGCGGAGGACCTCGTCTTCATCGTCGAAATACAACCCTTCGCCGGGCGCCCCCGGAAGCAACGAGGTCAGAAAATAAACCCCGAGAACGATATCCTGTGTGGGCGAAACCACCGGCTGTCCGTTTGCGGGTGAGAGCAGGTTGTTCGCCGAAAGCATGAGGGTCCAGCATTCAAGCTGCGCCTTCGGGGAGAGCGGAACGTGCACTGCCATCTGGTCGCCGTCGAAGTCTGCATTGTAGGCATGGCAGACCAGCGGGTGGAGGCGAATGGCCTTCCCCTCGACCAGCACCGGTTCAAAGCCCTGAATGCCGAGCCTGTGCAGCGTGGGGGCACGGTTTAAGAGAACCGGGTGTTCCGAAATTACCTCTTCGAGTACTTCCCAAACCTCGGGCCTCTCGTTTTCCACCATCTTCTTGGCGGACTTGATGTTTTGCACATAGTCTTTATCGACGAGCCTTTTCATTATGAAAGGCTTGAAAAGCTCGATCGCCATTTTCTTGGGAAGGCCGCACTGGTACAGCTTGAGCTCGGGGCCGATGACAATTACGGATCGTCCCGAATAGTCGACGCGTTTCCCGAGCAGGTTCTGGCGGAAGCGACCCTGCTTCCCCTTGAGCATATCGGAAAGAGACTTGAGCGGACGGTTGCCCTTCCCCTTGACCGCACGCTTGCGCCGGCTGTTGTCGAAGAGCGCGTCCACGGCTTCCTGGAGCATGCGCTTTTCGTTGCGCACGATAATTTCAGGCGCCCTGAGCATGAGGAGCCTCTTAAGCCGGTTATTGCGGTTTATCACCCTCCGGTAAAGGTCGTTCAGGTCGGAGGTGGCAAAGCGCCCGCCGTCCAGCTGAACCATGGGACGGAGCTCGGGCGGAATAACGGGGATCACGTCCAGTATCATCCAGTCGGGCTTGTTCCCCGAATCGCGGAATGCCTCGATGATCTCGAGCCGCTTGATGAGCTTCTTGTCGACCTTCGTTTCCTTGCCCTGTATCTCGGCGCGCAGGTTCTTGGATTCTTCGTCAAGATCGATCTTGACCAGCAGCTCCTTAATCGCCGAGGCGCCCATATCGGCGACAAGCGTATCGCCGTATTTTTCGTAATAATAATTGAAGGTTTCTTCGTCGAGCGTGTCGCCGGATTTCAAATTTTCCGCGGCGGCCTCGCCCGGGTCAATCACCACGTATTTTTCATAATACAGCACCGATTTGAGCGCATTCACGGTCAGGTTGAGCAGGAGCCCCATCCGCGAAGGAACGGAGCGGTAATACCAGATGTGGGCCACGGGGCACGAGAGCTCGATGTGGCCCCCGCGCTCCCGGCGGACCTTGTAATGGGTGACCTCAACCCCGCAGCGGTCGCAGACGACCCCCTTGTAGCGAATCGACTTGAATTTGCCGCAGTAACACTCCCATTCCTTGGTCGTTCCGAAAATCTTTTCGCAAAAGAGTCCGTCCCGTTCGGGTTTGAGAGTCCGGT
It contains:
- the rpoC gene encoding DNA-directed RNA polymerase subunit beta', whose translation is MRDFNDFNSIQIKLASPDMIREWSYGEVKKPETINYRTLKPERDGLFCEKIFGTTKEWECYCGKFKSIRYKGVVCDRCGVEVTHYKVRRERGGHIELSCPVAHIWYYRSVPSRMGLLLNLTVNALKSVLYYEKYVVIDPGEAAAENLKSGDTLDEETFNYYYEKYGDTLVADMGASAIKELLVKIDLDEESKNLRAEIQGKETKVDKKLIKRLEIIEAFRDSGNKPDWMILDVIPVIPPELRPMVQLDGGRFATSDLNDLYRRVINRNNRLKRLLMLRAPEIIVRNEKRMLQEAVDALFDNSRRKRAVKGKGNRPLKSLSDMLKGKQGRFRQNLLGKRVDYSGRSVIVIGPELKLYQCGLPKKMAIELFKPFIMKRLVDKDYVQNIKSAKKMVENERPEVWEVLEEVISEHPVLLNRAPTLHRLGIQGFEPVLVEGKAIRLHPLVCHAYNADFDGDQMAVHVPLSPKAQLECWTLMLSANNLLSPANGQPVVSPTQDIVLGVYFLTSLLPGAPGEGLYFDDEDEVLRAVDFGQIKVRTQIKFLMNNEWVDTTAGRLAFQKVMPEGYPFVNRTINDKGLSGIISDIFRKFGPTHTVKVLDDVKEMGYHYATYFAPTISISDIIVPNEKKGIILDADKKVEEIENEFRMGFITNEERYNRVINVWTSTNEIIAEKMFEELAKDRNGFNPIYIMAQSGARGSKQQIRQLAGMRGLMAKPSGEIIDVPIRANFREGLTVLEYFISTNGARKGLADTALKTADAGYLTRRLVDIAQDVVITGEDCGTTIGIDVTAIKEADEIIESLGARALGRTLLYDLINPVTGEIICKADEIVTEEIAKVVDDLNIDTIEIRSVLTCEARYGVCSKCYGRNLATARPVDLGEAVGIIAAQSIGQPGTQLTMRTFHIGGIASRSVEESDIRLNYSVFVKDLTFRTIRTEDKKTISVRRGYMVVQRVVGELNLKGETENLLQEGSKIYAGTAVARGSGGEEYTAKTSGILKYDKKKIYVLGDPHSIPINVGTEIYAKEGKFYERNEMLASFDPWLEPIVTESAGKVQFVDIELNKSLREEMDHLTGNVKRVIVEYKTEKLQPRIDIYPSSGEPTTYLLPKGAHLMVVEGDTVKAGAILSKIPREVEKTKDITGGLPRVAELFEARTPKDSATLSELDGTVTIGDTSKNKRKIIISAEDTTQKEYSIPASKFLRVQDRDFINKGEKIDDGPIDPHDILRIKGPRELQKFLVNEIQGVYRLQGVAINDKHIEVIVRQMLRKVKITDPGDTTFVVEQIVDKFDFIDENDRVGQEGGKPATAIPVLMGITKAALNTESFISAASFQETTRVLTDAAIKGKVDQLRGLKENVIIGHLIPAGTGVREYRKVDVYQHEEGDLEGIAPEKVEGQEIPVEQENS